The following are encoded in a window of Deinococcus radiopugnans ATCC 19172 genomic DNA:
- a CDS encoding PIN domain-containing protein, producing the protein ISYAVRGMGHVRGHLAQHPPSTLALSSVTVMEIEFGLAQAPAKRAAVEATLSLWLPRVAVLDYGPGDARVTASIRAALKAQGTPIGPYDLLNAGMALARGLTLVTHNGREYRRVAGLLVADWVDDELT; encoded by the coding sequence CATCAGCTACGCGGTGCGGGGCATGGGCCATGTGCGCGGCCACTTGGCTCAGCATCCCCCATCCACCCTGGCCTTGAGCAGCGTGACGGTCATGGAAATCGAGTTTGGGCTGGCCCAGGCGCCGGCCAAACGCGCCGCCGTGGAGGCGACCCTGTCGCTGTGGTTGCCCAGGGTGGCGGTGCTGGACTACGGACCAGGGGACGCCCGCGTGACGGCCAGCATCCGGGCCGCCCTCAAAGCGCAGGGGACACCGATTGGCCCGTATGACCTGCTGAACGCAGGCATGGCACTGGCGCGCGGCCTGACCTTAGTGACCCACAACGGCCGCGAGTACCGCCGGGTGGCCGGCCTCCTGGTGGCCGACTGGGTGGATGACGAGCTGACCTGA